A stretch of the Arachis stenosperma cultivar V10309 chromosome 6, arast.V10309.gnm1.PFL2, whole genome shotgun sequence genome encodes the following:
- the LOC130933715 gene encoding cytokinin dehydrogenase 1 yields the protein MSSKHVIIVIISHLFTKFLKTFLLLISFILHKADSGYNNNSIGTSIFQRPYHYDQIVSSLQKLPLEGSLSLSNNDAVASDFGNIYHFPPLAVLNPVSVSDISRAIKHVMELSEPGLKVAARGHGHSLQGQSQAEGGIVINMESLAEKTAAVVVVNNGEFVPYVDVSAGELWINILHETLKHGLAPKSWTDYLHLTVGGTLSNAGISGQAFRHGPQINNVFQLEVVTGKGEVVTCSETRNTELYYSVLGGLGQFGIITRARISLEAAPKMVKWIRMLYSEFSMFARDQEHLISLENTFDYIEGFVIINRTGILNNWRSSFNPRDPLQASQFISDGRTFYCLEVAKYFNPDESQFMNQIVENLLSELSYIPWTLFQSEVSYVQFLDRVHVSEKQLRSKGLWEVPHPWLNLLIPRTHIHHFAQEVFGNILKDTSNGPILIYPVNQTRWNRKTSLVTPEEDIFYLVAFLSSAMPLARGSESLEHILTQNKRILEFCTNAKLGVKQYLPHYTTQEEWKAHFGSKWEAFVQRKTAYDPLALLAPGQRIFQKALSTSC from the exons ATGTCTTCAAAAcatgttattattgttattattagtcATCTATTTACAAAATTCTTAAAAACTTTCTTACTCCTTATTAGTTTCATACTCCACAAAGCAGATTCCGGCTACAACAACAATTCTATTGGAACATCAATATTCCAACGACCTTATCATTATGATCAGATTGTATCTTCGTTGCAGAAACTCCCTCTAGAAGGCTCCTTAAGCTTAAGTAACAACGACGCGGTCGCCAGTGACTTTGGAAACATATACCATTTCCCTCCTCTAGCAGTCCTTAACCCGGTATCAGTATCCGACATATCACGTGCCATAAAGCACGTGATGGAATTATCTGAACCGGGTCTAAAGGTCGCTGCTAGAGGACACGGACATTCCCTCCAAGGGCAGTCACAAGCAGAAGGAGGCATAGTGATCAACATGGAGTCACTGGCTGAAAAAACAGCAGCAGTAGTGGTAGTTAACAATGGAGAATTTGTTCCATATGTGGATGTTTCAGCGGGTGAGTTATGGATTAACATTCTGCATGAGACTCTTAAGCATGGTTTAGCACCGAAATCTTGGACGGATTATCTTCATCTCACTGTTGGTGGAACTCTATCAAATGCTGGAATAAGTGGTCAAGCTTTCAGGCATGGACCCCAGATCAATAACGTCTTTCAGCTTGAAGTTGTTACAg GGAAAGGAGAGGTGGTTACATGCTCAGAGACAAGAAACACAGAGCTCTATTACAGTGTTCTTGGAGGGCTTGGCCAATTTGGAATCATCACTAGGGCAAGGATTTCTCTTGAAGCAGCACCTAAGATGGTGAAATGGATTAGGATGCTGTACTCAGAGTTTTCAATGTTTGCAAGGGACCAAGAGCATTTGATATCTCTTGAGAACACATTTGATTATATTGAAGGATTTGTGATCATAAATAGAACTGGGATCCTTAATAATTGGAGATCTTCTTTCAACCCCAGAGACCCACTTCAGGCCAGCCAATTCATTTCAGATGGAAGAACCTTCTATTGTCTTGAGGTGGCAAAATATTTCAACCCAGATGAATCTCAATTCATGAATCAG ATAGTTGAGAATTTGTTGTCAGAGCTGAGTTACATTCCATGGACACTCTTCCAATCAGAAGTTTCTTACGTGCAATTCCTAGATAGAGTGCATGTTTCTGAGAAACAGTTAAGATCAAAGGGATTATGGGAAGTTCCACACCCTTGGCTAAACCTTCTAATTCCAAGGACTCACATTCATCACTTTGCTCAAGAGGTCTTTGGCAATATCCTCAAAGACACAAGCAATGGCCCCATACTCATCTACCCTGTCAACCAAACACG GTGGAACAGGAAAACATCTTTGGTAACGCCAGAGGAGGATATATTTTACCTAGTGGCATTTTTATCTTCAGCAATGCCATTAGCAAGAGGCTCAGAGAGCTTAGAACACATCCTAACACAAAACAAAAGGATCCTAGAATTTTGCACAAATGCCAAGCTTGGAGTGAAGCAGTATCTCCCACATTACACCACACAGGAAGAGTGGAAAGCACACTTTGGATCAAAATGGGAAGCATTTGTGCAAAGAAAAACAGCATATGACCCACTAGCACTGCTTGCCCCTGGCCAGAGAATCTTTCAAAAGGCATTGTCTACCTCTTGTTag